In Mobula hypostoma chromosome 24, sMobHyp1.1, whole genome shotgun sequence, a genomic segment contains:
- the LOC134337210 gene encoding solute carrier family 46 member 2-like — translation MNMLLSCVEPVVFVTNVANSLFDTALLMDVYNRLNGTTPENSDMAQKEVAQFYMIYDMVYSLAPMLTTVLLGRWADRQGQKVLLVVPLLGYLLGRSFLLFTHVFHWPISVMYGSAVINGLTGGFPAYWSGINAIAALNSGEARRSLRLNMLVVTAGVAGLLGSVVSGHFFLMKINNEHGLLLICLCLSLYFLLLLYSAIFLRYPAMPSPGQVPVGTCNPLQRKFSREIILFFICYILYDFGMTGGENIISIYVLKPPLNWDPVFVGYGKAATFAMFLTSFFGVLIFSGHLSDSSLILMGIISNTAGFITMAFVRSTAWYFIARAMMLFSCIPLPTIRAQLSKLTDRASYGSIFAWLQTAMTLTDALTALTFNSLYIAFLEWYSGFSLLLAAAVCWLSTVPIVIYSYTLRKRDDSEGSHTNSTQTMAVDNFSDEFSTASSSQ, via the exons ATGAATATGCTGCTCAGCTGTGTGGAGCCAGTGGTTTTTGTTACCAATGTAGCTAATTCTCTCTTTGATACGGCACTTCTGATGGACGTGTACAATCGGCTAAATGGGACAACACCTGAGAACAGTGACATGGCCCAGAAGGAGGTGGCTCAGTTCTACATGATTTATGACATGGTCTACTCTCTGGCCCCCATGCTGACAACGGTGCTGCTGGGACGGTGGGCTGATAGGCAAGGCCAGAAGGTGCTGCTGGTTGTGCCTTTACTGGGGTACCTGCTAGGAAGGAGCTTCCTGCTATTCACCCATGTCTTCCACTGGCCAATCAGTGTGATGtatggatcagctgtgatcaaTGGACTTACAGGAGGGTTCCCTGCTTACTGGAGTGGAATTAATGCAATTGCTGCCTTGAATTCAGGAGAGGCAAGACGCAGTCTGCGGCTAAATATGCTGGTGGTGACAGCGGGAGTGGCAGgactgctgggcagtgtggtaTCTGGTCACTTCTTCCTGATGAAAATCAATAACGAGCATGGTCTCCTGCTAATCTGCCTCTGTCTGTCCCTGTACTTCCTACTTCTATTGTATTCGGCAATCTTCCTCAGATACCCTGCTATGCCTTCACCAGGACAGGTGCCTGTGGGGACATGCAATCCCTTGCAGAGAAAATTCAGCAGAGAAATTATTCTTTTCTTTATCTGCTACATCCTGTACGATTTTGGAATGACTGGTGGTGAAAATATAATCTCAATCTATGTTCTGAAGCCCCCACTGAACTGGGACCCAGTCTTCGTTGGTTATGGCAAGGCAGCCACTTTTGCTATGTTTCTGACCAGCTTCTTTGGCGTTTTGATTTTCTCTGGGCATCTGAGTGATAGCTCTCTGATATTAATGGGCATCATCTCCAACACAGCTGGGTTTATCACCATGGCCTTTGTGCGAAGCACCGCCTGGTACTTCATTG CGCGGGCcatgatgctgttttcctgtattCCACTGCCAACAATCCGGGCTCAGCTGTCCAAGTTAACCGACCGAGCTTCCTACG GTTCCATCTTTGCCTGGCTTCAGACTGCCATGACCCTGACGGATGCACTAACTGCACTCACCTTCAACAGCCTTTACATTGCTTTCCTGGAGTGGTATAGTGGCTTCTCTCTGCTCCTGGCTGCTGCAGTCTGTTGGCTCAGCACTGTCCCAATTGT GATATACAGCTACACTCTGAGAAAGAGAGATGACAGCGAGGGCTCTCACACAAACTCCACTCAAACAATGGCCGTCGATAACTTCTCCGATGAATTCTCTACCGCCTCATCCTCACAGTGA